In Hydractinia symbiolongicarpus strain clone_291-10 chromosome 15, HSymV2.1, whole genome shotgun sequence, one DNA window encodes the following:
- the LOC130628562 gene encoding BRD4-interacting chromatin-remodeling complex-associated protein-like isoform X1, with protein MAATFLNVVMANPNNSQTSFQEEFNRLTFLASIATGSSATTRPIGSTSQAKNSLNTSFVPNTSTANSFSVLRGSTSKPTTDQPLVNGSNRTITTVASSTTNVGKINSLLINSGLRNINSAAGAFRNQNIVSASTQRQPISHSQFHTTGGPRAVSQMRPQLQNPRMPTPRLQAQNQQLNSTPPKTILFSPYSPNKTSSAQQLTRPSALQQNMTTNGLNMTPTTNTTTKVTISSNSQSMNPTLIISQNSSPSKMATQSIATSSGQTILLPANFAGMSGKVFIVNNAGKAPQTIAIAPTSKSLQQLQQQTQVLPSQQSNIQTSQQVLLLPNPVPQNASDKPNMPMTSLQQHQQQVVNNALQMIAAQHNSPQQLKIQPSSVTNQLAPKQMQSVSLSSFQNIRPKSFLPQTKTIQPKSSNSVNSFSQGKTSVNPASTQAIRLSHFPTQGKKSISMTQNNQANVLLPSTASRDRVVSTAQASPLMSQFDKTMSHHLQTLEKTDPHLFLHKGNKLVINQFQKSSFDKTFKTMQPSANGQQQQVGSILQQQTLNRSNIQTSVSGLTSQLKLQSNLQSQFNTSQQHSMASQHIVSTSPPVSIATQVLTMPQKQQAALQSILKQQLQQQQLQNKVIVGKPQQNILKQQTQVTTQQILARQQQLQLQQQQQLLQQKLDQKNAVSQPQLFMMQQKILQQVQNQQKISPQLINVSPKIDVVQQSTVQPNAPLKLLSSLTNMVNSSLNSKTINTSSVNVNAMNKTTLLPGLASGGQVGMSPVLVQLPNGAHVLNTTQLTPAQIIELQKSLQANMNKQSIASTTPLPGQSIVSTVTNNIQNHITGPALSAAAKAALQNASIRPALGRSAFSLQQGKNIKVTGQQQQQQQSLQKQQLASSIKEQLAFNKNLQEQLKHLTPTQRDLIIKQYAAGKININSSTLSGPVLLASILKRDIESSANSSLPKPNILQRKSESSKIANQAIKRSLDAVKTEAEEHPLAKKWKSALQTDQLRYVSPQYRTPFKNVKDAITRLLPYHICQDDDDNDDDETKENRKHDFLLQTYAKNVQDRKNWMLAKFNHLLLEEDQITSPTADEILIRRLYASSEQERFELQKSSISEGRAFVVKNEARNELECVEVGLKEEEEISINISEKQRLDNRLLIAHKDMANMQEDSDNELGDDDDGLNEDDAVVDEDDYDMNEHDGVTAEEEIEVEEIAETFECKEDIELAAATTNLLADLQQDDDYQFDFML; from the exons GTTGTGATGGCTAATCCCAACAACTCCCAAACATCCTTTCAAGAAGAATTTAATCGACTCACATTTTTGGCATCAATAGCGACTGGTTCATCTGCAACAACACGACCAATTGGCTCCACTTCTCAAGCAAAAAATTCTCTCAATACGTCATTTGTCCCAAATACCTCAACAGCCAACAGTTTTTCTGTATTGAGGGGAAGTACTTCAAAGCCAACAACAGATCAACCTTTAGTAAATGGTTCAAACAGAACTATTACCACTGTGGCTTCCAGTACAACGAATGTGGGGAAAATTAATAGTTTACTAATTAACTCAGGTTTACGAAATATCAATTCAGCTGCAGGTGCTTTTcgaaatcaaaacattgtaaGTGCTTCCACACAAAGGCAACCCATAAGTCATTCTCAGTTTCACACCACAGGAGGTCCTCGGGCAGTTTCGCAGATGCGTCCACAACTTCAAAATCCCCGAATGCCAACACCTAGGCTACAAGCACAAAATCAGCAATTAAATTCAACTCCTccaaaaactattttattttcaccaTATTCACCAAACAAGACTTCTTCTGCACAGCAGTTAACACGGCCTAGTGCCCTTCAACAAAATATGACAACAAATGGCCTGAATATGACCCCAACGACAAACACAACCACTAAAGTTACAATTAGTTCAAATAGCCAATCCATGAATCCAACATTGATTATATCACAAAATTCGAGCCCTTCTAAAATGGCAACACAGAGTATAGCAACATCATCTGGTCAAACAATTCTGTTACCAGCCAATTTTGCAG GTATGTCTGGAAAGGTATTTATAGTAAATAATGCAGGAAAAGCTCCTCAGACAATAGCAATAGCACCCACGTCAAAATCTTTGCAACAACTTCAGCAACAAACACAAGTCCTTCCGTCACAGCAATCCAATATTCAGACTTCACAACAAGTGTTACTCCTTCCAAATCCTGTGCCACAAAATGCATCAGACAAACCGAATATGCCAATGACTTCATTGCAACAACATCAACAGCAAGTTGTCAACAATGCCTTACAAATGATTGCTGCACAGCACAATAGTCCTCAACAACTCAAAATTCAGCCATCCTCTGTTACCAATCAACTTGCTCCAAAGCAAATGCAGTCTGTTTCTCTTAGTTCATTTCAAAACATCCGACCTAAATCTTTTTTGCCACAAACAAAAACCATACAGCCAAAAAGTAGTAATTCTGTGAATTCTTTTTCACAGGGAAAAACAAGCGTAAATCCTGCATCAACACAAGCGATTCGACTCTCCCATTTTCCCACGCAAGGTAAGAAATCGATATCAATGACGCAAAACAATCAAGCAAACGTTTTGTTGCCAAGTACAGCATCCAGGGATAGGGTTGTTTCAACTGCACAAGCATCACCCTTGATGTCACAATTTGATAAAACAATGTCACACCATTTGCAAACTCTTGAAAAAACTGACCCGCATTTGTTTTTGCACAAAGGCAATAAGTTGGTAATTAACCAATTTCAAAAATCATCTTttgataaaacttttaaaacaatgcAACCATCAGCTAATGGACAGCAGCAACAAGTGGGTAGCATACTGCAACAACAAACATTAAATAGAAGTAATATCCAAACCAGTGTTTCGGGTTTAACCTCACAACTGAAGCTACAGTCAAACTTACAATCTCAATTTAATACCTCACAACAACATTCTATGGCATCGCAGCATATAGTCTCCACTAGTCCTCCTGTCAGTATTGCGACACAAGTTTTAACAATGCCCCAAAAGCAACAAGCAGCATTGCAAAGCATTTTAAAACAGCAATTACAGCAACAGCAATTGCAGAACAAGGTCATTGTTGGAAAACCTCAGCAAAATATTCTAAAGCAACAAACTCAAGTCACAACGCAACAAATTCTTGCTCGGCAACAACAATTGCAGTTACAGCAACAGCAGCAACTTCTTCAACAAAAGCTTGATCAAAAAAATGCTGTTAGTCAACCACAGTTATTCATGATGCAACAAAAAATTCTGCAGCAG GTGCAGAACCAGCAAAAAATCTCTCCACAATTAATTAATGTTTCGCCGAAAATCGACGTTGTGCAGCAGTCAACAGTTCAACCAAATGCTCCTTTGAAACTACTATCCAGTTTGACAAATATGGTAAATTCTTCGCTTAATTCGAAAACGATTAATACATCATCAGTCAATGTAAATGCTATGAACAAAACTACGTTATTGCCAGGGCTTGCTTCTGGCGGACAAGTTGGAATGAGTCCTGTGTTGGTGCAACTACCAAATGGTGCACATGTTTTAAACACTACTCAGCTGACACCAGCCCAAATTATTGAACTTCAAAAATCACTTCAAGCAAACATGAACAAACAGTCAATTGCCTCCACTACCCCTCTGCCTGGTCAATCCATTGTCTCAACAGTCACAAATAATATTCAAAATCATATAACAGGGCCCGCATTATCAGCAGCTGCAAAAGCTGCTTTGCAAAATGCATCTATTCGTCCTGCTTTAGGGCGATCAGCGTTCTCTTTACAACAAGGAAAAAACATCAAGGTTACtggtcaacaacaacaacagcaacagagTTTACAAAAGCAACAGTTAGCTTCATCTATAAAAGAACAACTGGCTTTTAATAAAAATCTTCAGGAGCAACTAAAACATTTGACACCCACACAACGAGATTTAATTATAAAACAGTACGCTGCAGGGAAAATTAATATCAACTCATCTACATTGTCTGGTCCTGTACTGTTAGCTTCTATATTAAAAAGAGACATCGAATCATCGGCGAATTCCTCATTGCCAAAACCGAATATTCTTCAAAGGAAAAGTGAATCCTCCaag ATTGCCAATCAAGCTATTAAAAGGTCTTTGGATGCTGTGAAAACGGAAGCAGAAGAACATCCCCTCGCAAAAAA ATGGAAGAGTGCACTACAAACTGACCAACTACGATATGTGTCACCACAGTACAGAACTCCGTTCAAAAACGTTAAAGATGCTATAACTAGACTTTTACCGTATCATATCTGTCAGGACGATGacgataatgatgatgatgaaacaaaagaaaatcgtAAAC atgaTTTTTTGCTCCAGACGTATGCTAAAAATGTACAGGATCGCAAAAACTGGATGCTCGCTAAATTTAATCATCTCCTGCTGGAAGAAGACCAG ATAACTTCGCCAACGGCTGATGAGATTTTAATAAGGCGATTATATGCATCTTCAGAGCAAGAACGATTTGAACTTCAAAAGTCATCCATATCGGAAG gtAGGGCGTTTGTTGTGAAAAACGAAGCTAGAAACGAGCTGGAGTGCGTCGAGGTTGGGTTGAAAGAAGAAGAGGAAATCTCCATCAACATATCCGAAAAGCAACGACTGGATAACCGGTTACTCATAGCTCATAAAGACATGGCCAACATGCAAGAAGACAGCGATAATGAACTCGGAGACGACGATGACGGGTTAAATGAGGATGACGCCGTCGTTGACGAAGATGACTACGACATGAATGAACATGACGGAGTTACAGCGGAAGAAGAAATCGAAGTCGAGGAAATTGCAGAAACTTTTGAATGTAAAGAAGACATAGAACTTGCCGCAGCTACTACGAATTTACTCGCCGATCTGCAACAAGACGACGATTATCAGTTTGATTTTATGTTATGA
- the LOC130628562 gene encoding BRD4-interacting chromatin-remodeling complex-associated protein-like isoform X2 encodes MANPNNSQTSFQEEFNRLTFLASIATGSSATTRPIGSTSQAKNSLNTSFVPNTSTANSFSVLRGSTSKPTTDQPLVNGSNRTITTVASSTTNVGKINSLLINSGLRNINSAAGAFRNQNIVSASTQRQPISHSQFHTTGGPRAVSQMRPQLQNPRMPTPRLQAQNQQLNSTPPKTILFSPYSPNKTSSAQQLTRPSALQQNMTTNGLNMTPTTNTTTKVTISSNSQSMNPTLIISQNSSPSKMATQSIATSSGQTILLPANFAGMSGKVFIVNNAGKAPQTIAIAPTSKSLQQLQQQTQVLPSQQSNIQTSQQVLLLPNPVPQNASDKPNMPMTSLQQHQQQVVNNALQMIAAQHNSPQQLKIQPSSVTNQLAPKQMQSVSLSSFQNIRPKSFLPQTKTIQPKSSNSVNSFSQGKTSVNPASTQAIRLSHFPTQGKKSISMTQNNQANVLLPSTASRDRVVSTAQASPLMSQFDKTMSHHLQTLEKTDPHLFLHKGNKLVINQFQKSSFDKTFKTMQPSANGQQQQVGSILQQQTLNRSNIQTSVSGLTSQLKLQSNLQSQFNTSQQHSMASQHIVSTSPPVSIATQVLTMPQKQQAALQSILKQQLQQQQLQNKVIVGKPQQNILKQQTQVTTQQILARQQQLQLQQQQQLLQQKLDQKNAVSQPQLFMMQQKILQQVQNQQKISPQLINVSPKIDVVQQSTVQPNAPLKLLSSLTNMVNSSLNSKTINTSSVNVNAMNKTTLLPGLASGGQVGMSPVLVQLPNGAHVLNTTQLTPAQIIELQKSLQANMNKQSIASTTPLPGQSIVSTVTNNIQNHITGPALSAAAKAALQNASIRPALGRSAFSLQQGKNIKVTGQQQQQQQSLQKQQLASSIKEQLAFNKNLQEQLKHLTPTQRDLIIKQYAAGKININSSTLSGPVLLASILKRDIESSANSSLPKPNILQRKSESSKIANQAIKRSLDAVKTEAEEHPLAKKWKSALQTDQLRYVSPQYRTPFKNVKDAITRLLPYHICQDDDDNDDDETKENRKHDFLLQTYAKNVQDRKNWMLAKFNHLLLEEDQITSPTADEILIRRLYASSEQERFELQKSSISEGRAFVVKNEARNELECVEVGLKEEEEISINISEKQRLDNRLLIAHKDMANMQEDSDNELGDDDDGLNEDDAVVDEDDYDMNEHDGVTAEEEIEVEEIAETFECKEDIELAAATTNLLADLQQDDDYQFDFML; translated from the exons ATGGCTAATCCCAACAACTCCCAAACATCCTTTCAAGAAGAATTTAATCGACTCACATTTTTGGCATCAATAGCGACTGGTTCATCTGCAACAACACGACCAATTGGCTCCACTTCTCAAGCAAAAAATTCTCTCAATACGTCATTTGTCCCAAATACCTCAACAGCCAACAGTTTTTCTGTATTGAGGGGAAGTACTTCAAAGCCAACAACAGATCAACCTTTAGTAAATGGTTCAAACAGAACTATTACCACTGTGGCTTCCAGTACAACGAATGTGGGGAAAATTAATAGTTTACTAATTAACTCAGGTTTACGAAATATCAATTCAGCTGCAGGTGCTTTTcgaaatcaaaacattgtaaGTGCTTCCACACAAAGGCAACCCATAAGTCATTCTCAGTTTCACACCACAGGAGGTCCTCGGGCAGTTTCGCAGATGCGTCCACAACTTCAAAATCCCCGAATGCCAACACCTAGGCTACAAGCACAAAATCAGCAATTAAATTCAACTCCTccaaaaactattttattttcaccaTATTCACCAAACAAGACTTCTTCTGCACAGCAGTTAACACGGCCTAGTGCCCTTCAACAAAATATGACAACAAATGGCCTGAATATGACCCCAACGACAAACACAACCACTAAAGTTACAATTAGTTCAAATAGCCAATCCATGAATCCAACATTGATTATATCACAAAATTCGAGCCCTTCTAAAATGGCAACACAGAGTATAGCAACATCATCTGGTCAAACAATTCTGTTACCAGCCAATTTTGCAG GTATGTCTGGAAAGGTATTTATAGTAAATAATGCAGGAAAAGCTCCTCAGACAATAGCAATAGCACCCACGTCAAAATCTTTGCAACAACTTCAGCAACAAACACAAGTCCTTCCGTCACAGCAATCCAATATTCAGACTTCACAACAAGTGTTACTCCTTCCAAATCCTGTGCCACAAAATGCATCAGACAAACCGAATATGCCAATGACTTCATTGCAACAACATCAACAGCAAGTTGTCAACAATGCCTTACAAATGATTGCTGCACAGCACAATAGTCCTCAACAACTCAAAATTCAGCCATCCTCTGTTACCAATCAACTTGCTCCAAAGCAAATGCAGTCTGTTTCTCTTAGTTCATTTCAAAACATCCGACCTAAATCTTTTTTGCCACAAACAAAAACCATACAGCCAAAAAGTAGTAATTCTGTGAATTCTTTTTCACAGGGAAAAACAAGCGTAAATCCTGCATCAACACAAGCGATTCGACTCTCCCATTTTCCCACGCAAGGTAAGAAATCGATATCAATGACGCAAAACAATCAAGCAAACGTTTTGTTGCCAAGTACAGCATCCAGGGATAGGGTTGTTTCAACTGCACAAGCATCACCCTTGATGTCACAATTTGATAAAACAATGTCACACCATTTGCAAACTCTTGAAAAAACTGACCCGCATTTGTTTTTGCACAAAGGCAATAAGTTGGTAATTAACCAATTTCAAAAATCATCTTttgataaaacttttaaaacaatgcAACCATCAGCTAATGGACAGCAGCAACAAGTGGGTAGCATACTGCAACAACAAACATTAAATAGAAGTAATATCCAAACCAGTGTTTCGGGTTTAACCTCACAACTGAAGCTACAGTCAAACTTACAATCTCAATTTAATACCTCACAACAACATTCTATGGCATCGCAGCATATAGTCTCCACTAGTCCTCCTGTCAGTATTGCGACACAAGTTTTAACAATGCCCCAAAAGCAACAAGCAGCATTGCAAAGCATTTTAAAACAGCAATTACAGCAACAGCAATTGCAGAACAAGGTCATTGTTGGAAAACCTCAGCAAAATATTCTAAAGCAACAAACTCAAGTCACAACGCAACAAATTCTTGCTCGGCAACAACAATTGCAGTTACAGCAACAGCAGCAACTTCTTCAACAAAAGCTTGATCAAAAAAATGCTGTTAGTCAACCACAGTTATTCATGATGCAACAAAAAATTCTGCAGCAG GTGCAGAACCAGCAAAAAATCTCTCCACAATTAATTAATGTTTCGCCGAAAATCGACGTTGTGCAGCAGTCAACAGTTCAACCAAATGCTCCTTTGAAACTACTATCCAGTTTGACAAATATGGTAAATTCTTCGCTTAATTCGAAAACGATTAATACATCATCAGTCAATGTAAATGCTATGAACAAAACTACGTTATTGCCAGGGCTTGCTTCTGGCGGACAAGTTGGAATGAGTCCTGTGTTGGTGCAACTACCAAATGGTGCACATGTTTTAAACACTACTCAGCTGACACCAGCCCAAATTATTGAACTTCAAAAATCACTTCAAGCAAACATGAACAAACAGTCAATTGCCTCCACTACCCCTCTGCCTGGTCAATCCATTGTCTCAACAGTCACAAATAATATTCAAAATCATATAACAGGGCCCGCATTATCAGCAGCTGCAAAAGCTGCTTTGCAAAATGCATCTATTCGTCCTGCTTTAGGGCGATCAGCGTTCTCTTTACAACAAGGAAAAAACATCAAGGTTACtggtcaacaacaacaacagcaacagagTTTACAAAAGCAACAGTTAGCTTCATCTATAAAAGAACAACTGGCTTTTAATAAAAATCTTCAGGAGCAACTAAAACATTTGACACCCACACAACGAGATTTAATTATAAAACAGTACGCTGCAGGGAAAATTAATATCAACTCATCTACATTGTCTGGTCCTGTACTGTTAGCTTCTATATTAAAAAGAGACATCGAATCATCGGCGAATTCCTCATTGCCAAAACCGAATATTCTTCAAAGGAAAAGTGAATCCTCCaag ATTGCCAATCAAGCTATTAAAAGGTCTTTGGATGCTGTGAAAACGGAAGCAGAAGAACATCCCCTCGCAAAAAA ATGGAAGAGTGCACTACAAACTGACCAACTACGATATGTGTCACCACAGTACAGAACTCCGTTCAAAAACGTTAAAGATGCTATAACTAGACTTTTACCGTATCATATCTGTCAGGACGATGacgataatgatgatgatgaaacaaaagaaaatcgtAAAC atgaTTTTTTGCTCCAGACGTATGCTAAAAATGTACAGGATCGCAAAAACTGGATGCTCGCTAAATTTAATCATCTCCTGCTGGAAGAAGACCAG ATAACTTCGCCAACGGCTGATGAGATTTTAATAAGGCGATTATATGCATCTTCAGAGCAAGAACGATTTGAACTTCAAAAGTCATCCATATCGGAAG gtAGGGCGTTTGTTGTGAAAAACGAAGCTAGAAACGAGCTGGAGTGCGTCGAGGTTGGGTTGAAAGAAGAAGAGGAAATCTCCATCAACATATCCGAAAAGCAACGACTGGATAACCGGTTACTCATAGCTCATAAAGACATGGCCAACATGCAAGAAGACAGCGATAATGAACTCGGAGACGACGATGACGGGTTAAATGAGGATGACGCCGTCGTTGACGAAGATGACTACGACATGAATGAACATGACGGAGTTACAGCGGAAGAAGAAATCGAAGTCGAGGAAATTGCAGAAACTTTTGAATGTAAAGAAGACATAGAACTTGCCGCAGCTACTACGAATTTACTCGCCGATCTGCAACAAGACGACGATTATCAGTTTGATTTTATGTTATGA